A DNA window from Loxodonta africana isolate mLoxAfr1 chromosome 7, mLoxAfr1.hap2, whole genome shotgun sequence contains the following coding sequences:
- the LOC100668580 gene encoding olfactory receptor 5A1-like — protein sequence MASNRSMEWNGNYSSVTMFLLLGLSDEKELQLILFLIFLVIYLVTLIWNLGLILLIRVDSHLHIPMYFFLSFLSFIDICYSSSISPRMLSDFFEDEKRISFIACATQYFVVAWMGPAECCLLAAMAYDRYMAIGSPLQYSAIMAPGLCGKMVAGACVSGFLSSLSLTVSCFRLYYCGPNVIQHFFCDLPQIIPLSCSNPFISQMILLLVAIVVGFGSLFVILLSYGFIAASILKISSGKGSAKAFNTCASHLAAVTLYYGTTLSVYLCPKSNQTMKQDKVLSVFYVIIIPILNPLIYSLRNKEIKEALKRLIKRATALYQSE from the coding sequence ATGGCTTCAAACAGGTccatggaatggaatggaaactACTCTTCTGTGACCATGTTTTTACTTCTGGGTCTCTCAGATGAAAAAGAGCTGCAACTCATCCTCTTTCTGATATTCCTAGTGATCTACCTGGTGACTCTCATCTGGAACCTTGGTCTCATTCTTCTCATCAGGGTGGACTCCCACCTACACAtacccatgtacttttttctcagtttcctgTCATTTATAGACATCTGCTATTCTTCTTCCATCAGTCcaagaatgctttcagacttcttCGAAGATGAAAAAAGAATTTCCTTCATTGCCTGTGCTACTCAATATTTTGTTGTGGCCTGGATGGGTCCGGCTGAGTGCTGCCTCTTGGccgccatggcctatgaccgataTATGGCCATTGGCAGCCCTCTGCAGTACTCAGCCATCATGGCTCCTGGCCTCTGTGGAAAGATGGTGGCTGGGGCCTGTGTGAGTGGTTTCCTTAGCAGTTTATCGCTAACGGTCTCTTGCTTTCGACTTTACTACTGTGGGCCAAATGTCATTCAACATTTCTTCTGTGACTTACCTCAGATTATTCCCTTGTCTTGCTCCAATCCCTTCATCAGCCAAATGATTCTTCTTCTGGTAGCTATTGTTGTTGGATTTGGCTCTTTGTTTGTTATCCTCTTATCCTATGGTTTCATTGCAGCTTCCATCCTGAAAATATCCTCAGGCAAGGGTAGTGCCAAGGCCTTCAatacctgtgcctcccacctggCAGCTGTGACACTCTATTATGGCACAACCCTCTCTGTGTACTTGTGTCCAAAGTCTAATCAGACCATGAAGCAGGACAAGGTGCTATCAGTGTTCTATGTCATCATCATCCCAATTTTAAACCCTCTGATCTATAGTCTGAGGAACAAGGAGATCAAAGAGGCCCTGAAGAGGCTTATAAAGAGAGCAACAGCCTTATATCAGTCAGAATAA